Proteins from a single region of Terriglobales bacterium:
- a CDS encoding FAD-dependent thymidylate synthase, with the protein MSDANNLPSHQKNTAPAIEVYAVYGADPEIQAYAMAKYSRSALSMKESLREINEQRAEKFLNTFYFQYGHRSIADLAHLAIAVEKLSILAAIALVDEQRWDGQERSTRYQDFKRGGYFTPDFSRLEMCELRYRDTVAMLMAEYEALSETTWRYLADKTPKPPEMKPEAYERTLRARAFDISRYLLPLATNTSLGQIVNARTLETQISRLLSHTHPEVRHLGELLKQAAKEPAYNVNEVRYRQLIEDAKGYDEAWGKQLRDDILKPVRVAPTLVKYAEANPYEMETRRELKQAAAEIMAEAPIAPAPLVDLLEDEPLEIELATTLLYEHCHHSYRQVRERVEGMGAKRRDEIIHLGLKHRGRHDELLRPFHAGQSFRFDILMDIGGFRDMHRHRRCTQIGQAFTTVHGFDMPEEVRAAGVEKRYAETMKRAAEAAQHVEAELRRAGCDHAEASALYLIPLGYRKRTLFKMDFAEAVYVAELRTGPGGHISYRRVAYQMYEAVASRHPALAHYFRVTDIKQEVDLLQR; encoded by the coding sequence ATGTCCGATGCGAACAACCTCCCTTCCCACCAGAAAAATACCGCTCCGGCGATCGAGGTTTACGCGGTGTATGGCGCGGATCCGGAGATCCAGGCCTATGCCATGGCGAAGTACTCGCGCTCGGCATTGTCGATGAAGGAGTCGCTGCGAGAGATCAATGAACAGCGCGCGGAAAAATTTCTGAACACCTTTTACTTTCAGTATGGACACCGTTCCATCGCGGACCTGGCGCACCTGGCGATTGCAGTGGAAAAGCTTTCCATCCTGGCGGCGATCGCCCTGGTGGACGAGCAGCGCTGGGATGGACAGGAGCGCTCGACGAGGTACCAGGATTTCAAGCGCGGCGGCTACTTCACTCCCGATTTCAGCCGCCTCGAAATGTGCGAGCTGCGATACCGCGACACCGTTGCAATGCTGATGGCCGAGTACGAGGCGCTGTCGGAGACCACCTGGCGCTACCTTGCGGACAAAACTCCGAAGCCGCCGGAGATGAAGCCGGAGGCGTACGAACGAACGCTGCGGGCGCGGGCATTTGACATCTCGCGCTATCTGCTGCCGCTGGCGACCAACACGTCGCTGGGGCAGATCGTGAACGCGCGCACGTTGGAGACGCAGATCTCGCGCCTGTTGTCGCATACGCATCCGGAAGTTCGGCACCTCGGGGAGCTGCTGAAACAGGCAGCGAAGGAGCCGGCATACAACGTGAACGAGGTGCGTTACCGCCAGCTGATCGAAGACGCCAAGGGATACGACGAGGCCTGGGGCAAGCAATTGCGGGACGACATTCTGAAACCGGTGCGGGTAGCGCCCACACTTGTGAAGTACGCGGAAGCGAACCCCTACGAGATGGAAACGCGGCGTGAGCTGAAGCAGGCGGCGGCGGAGATCATGGCCGAAGCGCCAATTGCCCCCGCGCCGCTGGTGGATTTGCTGGAAGACGAGCCCCTGGAAATTGAACTGGCGACGACGTTGCTGTACGAGCACTGCCACCATTCCTACCGGCAGGTGCGCGAGCGCGTCGAGGGAATGGGAGCGAAGCGGCGCGACGAGATCATCCACCTGGGCCTGAAACATCGCGGCCGGCACGATGAGCTGCTGCGGCCGTTCCACGCCGGACAAAGCTTCCGCTTCGATATCCTGATGGACATCGGCGGCTTCCGTGACATGCACCGGCACCGTCGCTGTACGCAGATCGGACAAGCCTTTACCACGGTCCACGGCTTTGACATGCCGGAGGAGGTGCGCGCGGCGGGCGTGGAAAAGCGTTACGCCGAGACCATGAAGCGCGCAGCCGAAGCGGCGCAGCATGTGGAAGCAGAGTTGCGGCGCGCGGGGTGCGATCATGCCGAGGCCAGCGCGCTATACCTCATCCCGCTGGGGTACCGCAAGCGAACCCTGTTCAAAATGGATTTCGCCGAGGCGGTGTACGTTGCGGAACTTCGCACCGGGCCGGGCGGGCACATCTCTTACCGCCGGGTGGCGTATCAAATGTACGAGGCCGTGGCAAGCCGGCACCCGGCGCTGGCGCACTATTTCCGCGTCACCGACATCAAGCAGGAAGTGGACCTGCTGCAGCGATAA
- a CDS encoding YdcF family protein — MLAFIALVVFGLRRAGPALVVNQPQRSDVIMVLAGDGNDVRYWKGIELLRAGYARQVLVNARADTIAFGRSPAQLETEFIQRSAPDLAVHVCPTVGDSTLLELQSAQQCFAPAGARSVLIVTSDYHTRRALSIAQARLPAYTWSAAAADNGLLSTPRWWSNRAVVKEVFLEWQKFLWWRLVESHK, encoded by the coding sequence GTGCTCGCCTTCATCGCGCTGGTCGTCTTCGGGCTGCGCCGGGCCGGACCCGCGCTGGTGGTGAACCAGCCACAGCGGTCGGACGTCATCATGGTGCTGGCGGGGGACGGCAATGATGTCCGCTACTGGAAAGGTATCGAATTGCTGCGCGCCGGATACGCTCGCCAGGTTCTGGTGAACGCCCGTGCCGACACCATCGCCTTCGGCCGCTCGCCCGCGCAGTTGGAAACGGAATTTATCCAGCGCTCCGCGCCGGATCTCGCTGTTCACGTTTGCCCCACGGTGGGGGATTCCACGCTGCTGGAGTTGCAGTCTGCGCAGCAGTGTTTCGCGCCCGCAGGCGCCCGCAGCGTGCTGATCGTCACCTCCGACTACCACACCCGCCGCGCCCTTTCCATAGCGCAGGCAAGATTGCCAGCCTACACCTGGAGCGCCGCCGCTGCCGACAATGGGCTGCTTTCAACGCCTCGTTGGTGGAGCAATCGCGCCGTCGTCAAGGAAGTGTTCCTCGAATGGCAGAAGTTCTTGTGGTGGCGTCTGGTGGAGAGTCACAAATGA
- the recA gene encoding recombinase RecA, producing MADEKARALDLAMSQIEKQFGKGSIMRLGSKEAIVPIAVIPTGAISFDAALGVGGFPRGRVVEIFGPESSGKTTIALQVIAEAQKTGGMAAFVDAEHALDPQYAKKLGVDVDNLLVSQPDYGEQALEITEALVRSGAIDVLVVDSVAALVPKAELDGEMGDSHVGLQARLMSQALRKLTGTVSKSRTCLIFINQIREKIGVMFGNPETTTGGRALKFYSSVRIDIRRIAAIKEGDVVVGSRTKVKVVKNKVAAPFREAEFDIMYGEGISREGDMLDLAANNNIVEKSGSWFSYKGERIGQGRENAKQFLKENTDIAAKLEAEVRKTLNIGVTAGPTPVPAPENGRTAPVPPVIAARAMAPMKK from the coding sequence ATGGCAGACGAGAAGGCACGGGCACTGGATTTGGCGATGTCGCAGATCGAGAAGCAGTTCGGCAAAGGGTCGATCATGCGGCTGGGCTCCAAGGAAGCGATTGTTCCCATCGCGGTGATACCGACAGGCGCGATTTCTTTTGACGCGGCGCTGGGAGTGGGCGGCTTCCCTCGCGGGCGCGTAGTTGAGATTTTCGGGCCGGAATCGTCGGGCAAGACGACGATCGCGCTGCAGGTGATCGCGGAGGCGCAGAAGACCGGCGGCATGGCGGCCTTCGTGGACGCCGAGCACGCCCTCGATCCGCAGTACGCGAAAAAGCTGGGCGTGGACGTCGACAACCTGCTGGTATCGCAGCCGGATTATGGCGAGCAGGCGCTGGAGATAACCGAAGCGCTGGTGCGCTCCGGCGCCATTGACGTGCTGGTAGTGGACTCGGTGGCAGCGCTGGTGCCGAAGGCGGAACTGGACGGCGAGATGGGTGACAGCCACGTCGGGCTGCAGGCCCGGCTGATGTCGCAGGCGCTGCGCAAGCTGACGGGCACGGTCTCGAAGTCGCGCACCTGCTTGATTTTCATCAACCAGATCCGTGAAAAGATCGGGGTGATGTTCGGCAACCCGGAAACCACCACGGGCGGCCGGGCGCTGAAGTTTTATTCGTCGGTACGCATCGACATCCGGCGGATTGCCGCGATCAAGGAAGGCGACGTTGTGGTCGGCTCGCGCACCAAGGTAAAGGTGGTGAAGAACAAGGTGGCGGCGCCGTTCCGCGAGGCCGAGTTCGACATCATGTACGGCGAAGGGATTTCGCGCGAGGGCGACATGCTTGACCTGGCGGCCAACAACAACATCGTCGAGAAGTCGGGCTCCTGGTTCAGCTACAAAGGCGAGCGCATCGGACAGGGACGCGAGAACGCCAAGCAGTTCCTGAAGGAGAACACCGACATCGCGGCGAAGCTGGAGGCCGAGGTCCGCAAGACGCTGAACATCGGCGTGACGGCTGGCCCGACGCCAGTGCCGGCTCCGGAGAACGGGCGCACCGCGCCCGTCCCGCCGGTGATTGCGGCGAGAGCAATGGCGCCGATGAAGAAGTAA
- the coaD gene encoding pantetheine-phosphate adenylyltransferase, producing MKPVIAIYPGTFDPPTNGHLDLIQRGANIFDELVVAILRNPEKEPALFSLAERRAMLESLTKRFDNVRVDTFDGLLVDYAARMGAGALLRGIRAISDYEYELQMALMNRKLDPQMETVFMMPAEAYSYVSSRLVKEIVQLGGSVHGLIPELVEKKLYEKVNGRKQSLEPAAAGHHGNAAHNHKRQRRGRRK from the coding sequence TTGAAGCCAGTCATTGCCATCTATCCCGGCACTTTTGATCCGCCGACCAACGGTCACCTCGACCTGATTCAACGGGGTGCCAACATTTTTGATGAGTTGGTGGTTGCCATCCTTCGCAACCCGGAAAAGGAGCCGGCCTTGTTTTCGCTGGCCGAGCGAAGGGCGATGCTGGAGTCGCTAACCAAGCGGTTCGACAACGTGCGCGTGGATACCTTCGACGGCCTCCTGGTGGACTACGCGGCGCGCATGGGCGCGGGAGCGCTGCTGCGCGGTATCCGGGCGATCAGCGATTACGAATACGAGCTGCAGATGGCGCTCATGAACCGCAAGCTCGATCCGCAAATGGAAACCGTGTTCATGATGCCGGCCGAGGCGTATTCCTACGTCAGCTCGCGGTTGGTAAAAGAGATCGTGCAACTGGGCGGCTCGGTGCACGGGCTGATTCCGGAGCTGGTCGAGAAGAAACTGTACGAAAAAGTGAACGGCCGGAAACAGAGCCTGGAGCCGGCGGCCGCTGGACATCACGGAAATGCCGCTCACAACCACAAACGCCAGCGGCGAGGAAGAAGGAAGTAA
- a CDS encoding pyridoxal phosphate-dependent aminotransferase, whose protein sequence is MSVGTQVKTSLTERINRIEISATLAVVNEADRMRLAGADLVDFGAGEPHFNTPQHIKDAAIAAIQANFTKYTPVGGTAELRDALVKRHAQDFGSDYKREECIASTGGKHALFNAIQVLVEHHDEVIVPVPGWVSFKDIIRYAGGNPVFVETDESKGFSLSPAMIESAITPRTKAIIINSPSNPTGAVLPQEDFKAIVRMAAERGIWVICDECYVYLDYSGRRFSGGAVTGAKERIVVIGSLSKTYAMTGWRLGYALAPKEVVSAMQKLQSQSTSNPTSIVQKAAVGAVTGPQDCIQEMVEEYIRLRDRMVGGLTAIPGVKCNVPQGAFYAYPNVSAFFGRKGINSASDVAGRLLREAEVVTVPGEAFGTTQHIRISYPTSPREIDRGLERLRKFFGTVAGS, encoded by the coding sequence ATGTCAGTGGGAACGCAGGTGAAAACGTCTTTGACCGAGCGCATCAACCGAATTGAGATTTCCGCCACGCTGGCGGTGGTGAATGAGGCTGACCGCATGCGACTGGCGGGGGCCGACCTGGTGGACTTCGGCGCCGGAGAACCGCATTTCAATACGCCGCAGCACATCAAGGACGCGGCGATTGCGGCCATCCAGGCCAACTTCACCAAGTACACGCCAGTGGGCGGCACCGCCGAATTGCGCGATGCGCTCGTCAAACGGCACGCCCAGGATTTCGGGTCGGACTACAAGCGCGAAGAGTGCATCGCCTCGACCGGAGGCAAGCACGCCCTGTTCAACGCCATCCAGGTACTGGTCGAGCACCACGACGAAGTCATCGTGCCGGTGCCGGGGTGGGTGTCGTTCAAGGACATCATCCGCTACGCGGGCGGAAATCCGGTGTTCGTAGAGACCGACGAGAGCAAAGGATTCAGCCTCTCGCCGGCGATGATCGAAAGCGCCATCACGCCCAGGACAAAAGCAATCATCATCAATTCGCCGTCGAATCCGACCGGCGCGGTGCTGCCGCAGGAGGACTTCAAGGCCATCGTGCGCATGGCCGCCGAACGCGGCATCTGGGTCATCTGCGACGAGTGCTACGTCTATCTCGACTACAGCGGGAGGCGCTTTTCCGGCGGCGCGGTGACCGGAGCGAAAGAACGGATCGTAGTTATCGGCTCGCTCTCGAAGACGTACGCGATGACCGGCTGGCGCCTGGGTTACGCGCTGGCGCCCAAGGAAGTCGTCAGCGCCATGCAAAAATTGCAGAGCCAATCTACTTCGAACCCGACATCGATCGTGCAGAAGGCGGCGGTGGGGGCGGTCACCGGGCCGCAGGATTGCATCCAGGAGATGGTCGAGGAGTACATTCGCCTGCGCGACCGCATGGTGGGTGGACTCACCGCGATTCCCGGCGTCAAGTGCAATGTTCCGCAGGGAGCATTTTACGCGTATCCGAACGTGTCCGCATTTTTTGGCCGCAAGGGAATCAATTCCGCCAGCGATGTTGCCGGACGATTGTTGCGCGAGGCGGAGGTGGTCACCGTGCCCGGCGAGGCCTTTGGCACGACGCAGCATATCCGGATCTCCTACCCCACTTCGCCGCGCGAGATCGATCGCGGGCTGGAGAGGCTAAGGAAATTCTTTGGAACAGTAGCTGGTAGCTAA
- a CDS encoding type I phosphomannose isomerase catalytic subunit, with product MSELYPLLLKPQFVERIWGSRDLSPLFGPPPGEAPIGEVWLTGDDCQVASGPLAGASLGELCRRFGRDLVGETASETDRFPLLVKFLFPHGKLSVQVHPDDETALRAGLPCGKTECWYVLKAEPGAKVGLGLKLGTTREQFARAIEEVRAEQLLNWIEVREGEMIYVDAGTVHAIGPGVMLLETQQNSDTTYRLYDYGRPRDLHVEQGMQALKERTKAGKVEPWVRDENLVVLIWSPSFLVAKHRLGKDAGSSMEEYNAGEFKPGHKTYRKTVVCVALKGCGIIETRNSEPVTFASGEAVVVPAGLDWFRVVPQWEVEFLTMKLPSKEHKEELVRTEIPLIDSLGT from the coding sequence ATGTCCGAACTCTATCCGCTGCTGTTGAAGCCGCAATTTGTCGAGCGCATTTGGGGCTCGCGCGATCTGTCGCCACTGTTCGGACCGCCGCCCGGTGAAGCGCCCATCGGAGAAGTATGGCTCACCGGCGATGACTGCCAGGTGGCCAGCGGCCCGCTGGCGGGCGCGTCGCTGGGCGAGCTGTGCCGCCGGTTTGGGCGCGACCTGGTGGGCGAGACGGCGAGCGAGACCGACCGCTTCCCGCTCCTCGTCAAATTTCTTTTTCCGCACGGCAAGCTGTCGGTGCAGGTCCATCCTGACGACGAGACTGCCCTCCGCGCCGGCTTACCCTGCGGAAAAACCGAGTGCTGGTACGTGCTGAAGGCCGAGCCGGGGGCGAAGGTCGGGTTGGGTCTGAAGCTGGGGACCACTCGCGAGCAGTTTGCTCGCGCCATCGAGGAAGTCCGCGCCGAGCAATTGCTGAACTGGATCGAGGTTCGCGAAGGAGAAATGATTTACGTGGACGCGGGCACGGTGCACGCGATCGGGCCGGGCGTGATGTTGTTGGAGACACAGCAGAACTCCGACACCACCTACCGGCTGTATGATTACGGGCGTCCGCGCGATTTGCACGTCGAGCAAGGGATGCAGGCATTGAAGGAAAGGACGAAGGCGGGCAAGGTCGAGCCTTGGGTAAGAGACGAAAATCTTGTCGTGCTGATTTGGTCACCCAGTTTCCTTGTTGCGAAACACAGGCTCGGCAAGGACGCGGGTTCTAGCATGGAGGAGTACAACGCAGGAGAGTTCAAACCGGGGCATAAGACTTACCGCAAGACCGTCGTTTGCGTTGCCCTGAAGGGGTGCGGGATTATAGAGACGCGTAACTCCGAACCAGTGACATTTGCTTCCGGCGAGGCTGTTGTAGTTCCCGCCGGTCTCGATTGGTTCCGAGTGGTACCGCAGTGGGAAGTTGAGTTTCTTACAATGAAGTTACCTTCGAAAGAACATAAGGAAGAATTGGTGCGAACGGAGATCCCTCTCATCGATTCTCTCGGCACCTAA
- a CDS encoding mannose-1-phosphate guanylyltransferase, with the protein MATKPHFYPVILAGGRGTRFWPLSRKRRAKQMLALDGDRTMIQQTVERLRRLAPVSCFWIVTNNDLRGGIAKQIAEVASRQIIAEPIGRNTAPAIGLAAFILQRQDPQAVIGMFPSDHVITNEAGFQKNLKAAIRLAVEDGYIVVIGIGPTRPETGYGYIEVGEKLPGDIRRVRRFTEKPNAERAEEFVSAGNYFWNSGMFVWSAATLVNALREHLSETAPYLEKIAAAYGTRKFERTFRALYPKCENISVDYAVLEPRSAKGEHASNLYCIPAEFGWNDLGSWAALYEHQSRDGRDGGNVIQAEKNFTLNANGNYIHAPSKFVAAVGVRNLVIVETEDALLVTTREHAQDVGKVVQYLDTKKLSKLV; encoded by the coding sequence GTGGCTACGAAACCCCATTTCTATCCCGTCATTCTCGCCGGCGGACGTGGCACGCGCTTCTGGCCGCTAAGCCGCAAGCGCCGCGCCAAGCAGATGCTCGCCCTCGACGGCGACCGGACCATGATCCAGCAAACCGTCGAGCGTTTGCGGCGGCTCGCTCCGGTGTCCTGCTTCTGGATCGTCACCAACAATGACCTGCGCGGGGGGATCGCCAAGCAGATTGCGGAGGTCGCAAGCAGACAAATCATCGCGGAGCCGATAGGTCGCAACACCGCTCCCGCGATCGGGCTGGCGGCGTTCATCTTGCAACGCCAGGACCCGCAGGCGGTGATCGGGATGTTCCCCTCCGATCACGTCATCACCAATGAAGCCGGATTCCAGAAGAACCTCAAGGCGGCGATCCGGCTGGCGGTCGAAGACGGATACATCGTGGTGATAGGCATCGGGCCGACGCGGCCGGAGACCGGATACGGTTACATCGAGGTGGGCGAGAAATTGCCGGGCGACATTCGCCGCGTGCGCCGCTTCACCGAGAAGCCCAACGCCGAGCGCGCCGAGGAATTCGTTAGCGCTGGAAATTATTTCTGGAACAGCGGCATGTTCGTGTGGAGCGCCGCCACGCTGGTCAACGCCTTGCGCGAGCACCTGTCGGAAACCGCTCCGTACCTGGAAAAAATCGCGGCCGCCTATGGGACCAGGAAGTTCGAACGCACCTTCCGCGCGCTGTACCCGAAGTGCGAAAACATCAGCGTCGATTACGCGGTGCTGGAGCCGCGCTCGGCCAAAGGCGAGCACGCTTCCAACCTGTACTGCATTCCGGCGGAATTCGGATGGAATGACCTGGGGTCATGGGCGGCGCTGTACGAACATCAATCGCGGGACGGCCGCGACGGCGGCAATGTCATCCAGGCAGAGAAGAATTTCACGTTGAACGCGAACGGCAACTACATTCATGCGCCGAGCAAGTTCGTCGCCGCGGTCGGGGTAAGGAACCTGGTCATCGTCGAGACCGAAGACGCGCTGCTGGTGACCACGCGCGAGCACGCGCAGGACGTCGGCAAAGTGGTGCAGTACCTGGACACGAAAAAGCTGTCAAAGCTGGTTTGA
- a CDS encoding phosphoglucomutase/phosphomannomutase family protein encodes MPDIKFGTDGWRGVIADDYTFENVRRAAGATASYILKNEDARKGVVVGYDTRFGSRSFARAAAEVLADAGIAVRFSNDYIPTPAISYMAKALDTAGGVMITSSHNPWSWNGFKFKEKFGGSARPAIIQQIEAELAAGAMPKGTRAKIEEMDFKPPYVAAITKFADLELIGRAGFKVAIDYMYGAGRHVLGNILRQRGVNVVEIRSEVNPLFPGINPEPIEPHVRMLQDTVLQERCHAGFANDGDADRIGAVAEDGSFVDAHKCYAILLWWLLEYKKWPGAVTRAFNTTRMLDRIAKKHGRELIEHGIGFKYVCDVVLSGKEVLIGGEESGGIGIPRHLPERDGVLNALLLANAMAESRMTLGEIVAHLQKEFGAHYYGRRDLHIAEDIKQAAIRRADSGDVRQLGSYRVLRKENLDGVKFFLDAPANGNGAEAWVLMRASGTEPLMRIYCEAASPELVTEILDAAVGFVEEKAAASKL; translated from the coding sequence ATGCCAGATATCAAGTTCGGCACCGACGGCTGGCGCGGCGTAATCGCCGACGACTATACCTTCGAAAACGTGCGCCGCGCTGCCGGCGCCACCGCCTCATACATTCTCAAGAATGAAGATGCGCGCAAGGGCGTGGTGGTGGGTTACGACACCCGCTTCGGCTCCCGCAGCTTCGCCCGCGCGGCGGCCGAGGTGCTGGCCGACGCCGGCATTGCGGTGCGATTCTCCAACGACTACATTCCCACGCCGGCGATTTCCTACATGGCAAAAGCGCTGGATACCGCCGGCGGGGTGATGATTACTTCCAGCCACAATCCGTGGAGCTGGAATGGGTTCAAGTTCAAAGAGAAGTTCGGCGGATCGGCGCGGCCTGCGATCATCCAGCAGATCGAGGCGGAGCTGGCCGCCGGCGCCATGCCGAAAGGCACGCGCGCGAAGATCGAAGAGATGGACTTCAAGCCGCCCTACGTTGCGGCGATCACCAAGTTTGCCGACCTGGAATTGATCGGCCGCGCCGGCTTCAAGGTGGCAATCGACTACATGTATGGGGCGGGGCGGCATGTGCTGGGCAATATCCTGCGCCAACGTGGCGTCAACGTGGTGGAGATCCGCAGCGAGGTCAACCCGCTGTTTCCCGGCATCAATCCGGAGCCGATCGAGCCGCACGTGCGCATGCTGCAGGACACGGTGTTGCAAGAGCGTTGCCATGCCGGGTTCGCCAACGACGGCGACGCCGACCGCATCGGCGCGGTGGCGGAAGACGGCAGTTTCGTGGACGCCCACAAGTGTTACGCGATCCTGTTATGGTGGCTGCTCGAATACAAGAAGTGGCCGGGGGCGGTCACGCGCGCGTTCAACACCACGCGCATGCTGGACCGCATCGCAAAGAAACATGGGCGCGAACTGATCGAGCACGGCATCGGCTTCAAGTACGTCTGCGACGTGGTGCTGAGCGGAAAAGAAGTATTGATCGGCGGGGAAGAATCGGGCGGCATCGGCATTCCGCGCCATCTGCCGGAGCGCGACGGCGTGCTCAATGCCTTGCTGCTCGCCAATGCCATGGCCGAGTCGCGCATGACGCTGGGCGAGATTGTCGCGCACCTGCAAAAGGAATTCGGCGCCCACTATTACGGCCGCCGCGATCTGCACATCGCCGAGGACATCAAGCAAGCCGCCATCCGCCGGGCCGATTCCGGCGACGTGCGCCAACTCGGCAGCTACCGAGTGCTGCGGAAAGAGAACCTGGACGGCGTGAAGTTCTTTCTCGACGCGCCGGCCAACGGCAATGGCGCCGAAGCATGGGTGCTGATGCGCGCCTCGGGCACCGAGCCGCTGATGCGCATCTATTGTGAAGCGGCGTCGCCGGAGCTGGTCACAGAAATTCTGGACGCCGCGGTGGGGTTCGTGGAAGAGAAGGCGGCTGCGTCCAAACTCTAG
- a CDS encoding M48 family metallopeptidase, whose product MTFAATSSDQRPDTPEARAYNRIRRRLSVFDFLLGLGFLLVLLFAVTPRGARWSEVLRDWAWQGARQHYVQAVFLYLAMLLLIGKLLGFPLDFYGFRLEHRYNLSNQKLRSWLWDEVKGWLVGLVLGGIVAELVYWTIRAAPQRWWLIAWAVFIGLTVFFAQIAPVVLFPLFYKFQPLENEELCERLVQLSRRAGTRVRGVYEWKLSEKSKKANAALTGLGRTRRIILADTLLENYSPDEIESILAHELGHHVHRHIVKGILIQVVITFFGFWASAAILRYAVEQRQMFDTLSDFANLPLLALVSTLMSLLLMPALNAYSRYNERQADRYAFQSIPDVAPFISSMEKLAQQNLAERRPSRLVEWLFHSHPAIWRRIRAAEAFRRKRTLAAER is encoded by the coding sequence ATGACCTTTGCCGCCACCAGTTCTGACCAGCGTCCCGACACGCCGGAAGCGCGTGCTTACAACCGTATCCGGCGGCGTCTTAGCGTGTTCGACTTTCTCCTCGGACTGGGTTTCCTGCTGGTGCTGCTGTTCGCGGTCACTCCGCGCGGGGCGCGATGGAGCGAGGTGCTGCGCGATTGGGCCTGGCAAGGCGCGCGCCAGCATTACGTCCAGGCCGTCTTTCTCTATCTCGCCATGCTGCTGCTGATTGGGAAACTGCTTGGATTCCCGCTCGATTTTTATGGCTTCCGCCTCGAGCATCGCTACAACCTGTCGAACCAGAAGCTGCGATCCTGGCTATGGGACGAGGTGAAGGGCTGGCTTGTGGGACTGGTGCTGGGCGGGATCGTCGCCGAACTGGTGTACTGGACCATCCGCGCTGCGCCTCAACGATGGTGGCTGATTGCGTGGGCGGTATTCATCGGGTTGACGGTTTTCTTCGCGCAGATCGCTCCCGTCGTGTTGTTTCCGCTCTTCTATAAATTTCAGCCGCTGGAGAACGAGGAGCTTTGCGAGCGCCTGGTGCAATTGAGCCGGCGCGCCGGAACGCGGGTCCGCGGCGTGTACGAGTGGAAGCTCTCCGAGAAGAGCAAGAAGGCGAACGCGGCGCTCACCGGCCTGGGGCGCACGCGCCGCATCATCCTGGCCGACACGCTGCTGGAAAACTATTCGCCGGACGAGATTGAATCGATTCTCGCGCACGAGCTCGGACACCACGTCCACCGCCACATCGTGAAAGGGATTCTTATCCAGGTGGTAATCACGTTTTTTGGTTTTTGGGCGAGCGCCGCGATTCTGCGTTATGCCGTCGAGCAGCGGCAGATGTTCGACACGCTTTCCGATTTTGCCAACCTTCCGCTGCTGGCGCTGGTGTCCACGCTCATGTCGCTGCTGCTCATGCCCGCCCTGAACGCGTATTCGCGTTACAACGAGCGCCAGGCGGACCGTTACGCATTCCAGTCCATACCCGACGTCGCGCCGTTCATCTCGTCAATGGAAAAACTGGCGCAGCAGAACCTGGCGGAGCGGCGTCCTTCCCGGCTGGTGGAGTGGCTGTTCCATTCGCATCCCGCAATTTGGCGGCGAATCCGGGCGGCGGAAGCATTCCGCCGGAAAAGAACACTGGCAGCGGAAAGGTAA